In Citrobacter sp. RHB25-C09, the following proteins share a genomic window:
- the argA gene encoding amino-acid N-acetyltransferase — protein MVKERRTELVQGFRHSVPYINTHRGKTFVIMLGGEAIEHENFSSIVNDIGLLHSLGIRLVVVYGARPQIDANLAVHHHEPMYHKNTRVTDAKTLELVKQAAGTLQLDITARLSMSLNNTPLQGAHINVVSGNFIISQPLGVDDGVDYCHSGRIRRIDEEAIHRQLDSGAIVLMGPVAVSVTGESFNLTSEEIATQLAIKLKAEKMIGFCSSQGVIDDDGNILSELFPNEAQARVEAQEARGDYNSGTVRFLRGAVKACRSGVRRCHLISYQEDGALLQELFSRDGIGTQIVMESAEQIRRATINDIGGILELIRPLEQQGILVRRSREQLEMEIDKFTIIQRDNMTIACAALYPFAEEKIGEMACVAVHPDYRSSARGEVLLDRIAAQAKQIGLSKLFVLTTRSIHWFQERGFTPVDIDLLPKSKKEMYNYQRKSKVLMADLG, from the coding sequence GTGGTGAAGGAGCGTAGAACCGAACTGGTACAGGGATTCCGCCATTCTGTTCCCTATATCAATACCCATCGGGGAAAAACGTTTGTCATTATGCTTGGCGGCGAGGCCATTGAGCATGAAAATTTCTCCAGTATTGTCAATGACATCGGCCTTCTTCATAGCCTCGGTATTCGCCTGGTCGTGGTGTATGGCGCACGTCCCCAGATCGACGCCAATCTCGCCGTTCATCATCATGAACCGATGTATCATAAAAATACGCGGGTCACGGATGCTAAAACGCTGGAGCTGGTTAAGCAGGCGGCAGGTACACTGCAACTGGATATCACCGCGCGCCTGTCGATGAGTCTGAACAACACCCCTTTACAGGGTGCGCACATTAACGTCGTCAGCGGCAATTTTATTATTTCGCAGCCGCTGGGAGTTGATGATGGTGTTGATTACTGCCACAGCGGACGCATTCGTCGCATCGATGAAGAGGCGATCCACCGTCAATTAGACAGCGGCGCGATTGTCCTGATGGGCCCGGTTGCCGTTTCCGTCACTGGTGAAAGCTTTAATCTCACTTCTGAAGAGATTGCCACCCAACTTGCCATTAAGTTAAAAGCCGAGAAGATGATTGGTTTCTGCTCTTCCCAGGGGGTAATCGACGACGACGGCAATATTCTTTCTGAACTCTTCCCGAATGAAGCGCAGGCACGCGTTGAAGCGCAGGAAGCGCGCGGGGATTATAACTCGGGCACCGTGCGGTTCCTGCGTGGAGCCGTTAAGGCCTGTCGTAGTGGCGTTCGCCGTTGTCACCTGATCAGCTATCAGGAGGATGGGGCGCTATTGCAGGAACTGTTCTCTCGGGACGGTATCGGAACACAGATTGTTATGGAGAGTGCCGAGCAGATCCGTCGCGCCACCATTAACGACATTGGCGGGATCCTTGAGTTGATTCGCCCGCTTGAACAACAGGGCATTCTGGTACGTCGCTCGCGCGAACAACTGGAAATGGAAATCGATAAATTTACGATTATTCAGCGGGATAACATGACTATCGCCTGCGCCGCGCTGTATCCCTTCGCGGAAGAGAAAATTGGCGAAATGGCCTGCGTGGCGGTTCATCCGGACTATCGCAGTTCCGCCAGAGGGGAAGTCCTGCTGGATCGTATCGCCGCCCAGGCGAAACAAATCGGCCTGAGTAAGTTGTTTGTGTTGACGACTCGCAGCATTCACTGGTTCCAGGAACGCGGGTTTACGCCGGTGGATATCGACCTGCTGCCAAAGAGCAAAAAAGAGATGTACAACTACCAGCGGAAATCCAAAGTATTGATGGCGGATTTGGGATAA
- a CDS encoding DUF4225 domain-containing protein, whose translation MQKNQKDIDDFNKAIDDLKSLVRQISYHFIFNSDVRIEFINEVNDFMNIIKSEINQHCLSYKGGIALLQQERENLAKQKFSLDSNNARLFVIAEKMKEKNSFTTITLKRVGFVSGSVQIYAGGSICVGSLGLACAGFGIPLIAHGANNMYENGYYLLYQEDVSGYTKNTYRSVASSLGYSNNNADIVYNVVDLGLSGFGLGRQVLKPDATKLFRYISTDYTRGWKLMSMPELMLEGAADYSTTSSIYKIMEDK comes from the coding sequence ATGCAGAAAAATCAAAAAGACATTGATGATTTCAACAAAGCGATTGATGATTTAAAATCCCTGGTAAGACAAATCAGCTATCACTTTATATTTAATAGTGATGTCAGAATAGAATTCATCAATGAAGTGAATGATTTTATGAATATTATTAAAAGTGAAATCAACCAACACTGCCTGTCATACAAAGGTGGCATAGCTCTTCTTCAGCAAGAAAGAGAAAATCTGGCAAAACAAAAATTCTCATTAGATTCAAACAATGCCAGGCTATTTGTCATCGCTGAAAAAATGAAAGAAAAAAATAGTTTTACTACCATAACCTTGAAGAGGGTGGGCTTTGTCAGTGGAAGTGTGCAGATTTATGCGGGGGGTTCCATTTGTGTAGGAAGTCTGGGACTCGCCTGCGCTGGCTTTGGCATACCGCTGATAGCGCATGGCGCAAATAATATGTATGAAAATGGCTACTATCTTTTATACCAGGAAGATGTTTCTGGATATACGAAAAATACCTATCGGAGCGTTGCCAGCAGTCTTGGTTACAGCAATAATAACGCTGACATTGTTTATAATGTCGTTGACCTGGGTCTGTCCGGTTTCGGGCTCGGACGACAGGTGCTAAAACCCGACGCGACAAAGCTATTTCGTTATATCAGCACAGATTATACTCGTGGGTGGAAATTAATGAGCATGCCAGAATTAATGCTGGAAGGTGCTGCGGATTACAGTACAACATCGAGTATCTATAAAATCATGGAGGATAAATAG
- the recB gene encoding exodeoxyribonuclease V subunit beta: protein MNDVAEPLNPLRLPLTGERLIEASAGTGKTFTIAALYLRLLLGLGGSAAFPRPLTVEELLVVTFTEAATEELRGRIRSNIHELRIACLRESTDNPLYASLLDEIADKKQAAQWLLLAERQMDEAAVFTIHGFCQRMLSLNAFESGMLFEQQLIEDESLLRYQACADFWRRHCYPLPREIAQVVFETWKGPQALLGDINRYLQGEAPMIKAPPPQEETLASRHETIVKRINTLKQQWCDAVAELDGLLEASGIDRRKFNRGNQGKWIEKISAWAQEETQSYQLPEALEKFSQRFLEERTKPDGVVPRHPLFVAIDELLAEPLTIRDLVITRALTEIREAVAREKHRRGELGFDDMLSRLDTALRSESGDALAAAIRSRFPVAMIDEFQDTDPQQYRIFRRIWQQQPETALLLIGDPKQAIYAFRGADIFTYMKARSEVTAHYTLDTNWRSAPGMVNSVNTLFSQMDDAFMFREIPFQPVKFAGKNQSLRFEYQGQRQPAMTMWLMEGESCGVGEYQSYMAQVCAAQIRDWLKAGQTGEALLYSGEKSRPVSASDISVLVRSRQEAALVRDALTLLAIPSVYLSNRDSVFETLEAQEMLWILQAVMNPERENTLRSALATSMMGLNALDIETLNGNENAWDEVVEEFTGYRQIWQKRGVMPMLRALLSARHIAENLLATAGGERRLTDILHISELLQEAAAQLESEHALVRWLSQHILEPDSNASSQQMRLESDKHLVQIVTIHKSKGLEYPLVWLPFITNFRVQDQAFYHDRSSFEAVLDLSHADESVALAEAERLAEDLRLLYVALTRSVWHCSLGVAPLVRRRSDKKGDTDVHQSALGRLLQKGEPRDAAGLRAAIDALCNEDIVCRTPDTVDTEALPASVDIVASLWARSIQRVPGDNWRVTSYSGLQQRGHSIAQDLMPRLDIDAAGVGEVLAEPELTPHQFPRGASPGTFLHSLFEDLDFTQPVDAAWVQEKLELGGYEAYWEPVLTRWIEAILHAPLNESGIALSHLSARDKQVEMEFYLPISEPLIAGKLDALIRQYDPLSAGCPPLEFMQVRGMLKGFIDLVFRHDGRYYLLDYKSNWLGENSAAYTPQAMAQAMQSHRYDLQYQLYTLALHRYLRHRIADYDYARHFGGVIYLFLRGVDSEYPQQGIFTTRPDGELIARMDEMFAGVALEETP from the coding sequence ATGAATGATGTCGCTGAGCCTCTTAATCCTCTGCGCTTGCCCCTCACGGGCGAGCGCCTGATTGAAGCCTCTGCTGGCACGGGTAAAACCTTTACGATTGCCGCGCTCTATTTGCGCCTGCTGCTCGGGCTTGGCGGTTCAGCAGCCTTTCCCCGCCCGTTAACCGTTGAAGAACTTCTGGTGGTGACCTTTACCGAGGCCGCCACCGAAGAGTTACGTGGCCGCATTCGAAGCAATATTCATGAACTGCGCATTGCATGTTTGCGCGAATCCACCGATAACCCCCTTTATGCCAGCCTGCTGGACGAGATTGCGGATAAAAAACAGGCGGCGCAGTGGCTACTCCTGGCTGAACGGCAGATGGATGAGGCGGCGGTGTTCACCATTCATGGCTTTTGCCAGCGTATGTTAAGCCTGAACGCTTTCGAGTCCGGTATGCTGTTTGAGCAGCAACTCATCGAGGACGAATCCCTTCTTCGCTATCAGGCCTGTGCGGATTTCTGGCGTCGCCATTGCTATCCATTGCCGCGTGAAATTGCCCAGGTGGTGTTTGAAACGTGGAAAGGTCCGCAGGCGCTGCTAGGAGATATCAACCGTTATCTGCAAGGTGAAGCGCCAATGATCAAAGCGCCACCGCCGCAAGAAGAGACGCTGGCCTCTCGCCATGAAACGATCGTTAAGCGAATCAATACGCTAAAACAACAGTGGTGTGACGCGGTTGCTGAACTGGATGGATTGCTGGAGGCGTCTGGGATCGACCGCCGTAAATTTAACCGTGGTAACCAGGGCAAATGGATTGAGAAGATCAGCGCCTGGGCTCAGGAAGAGACGCAAAGCTATCAGTTACCAGAGGCGCTGGAGAAATTTTCACAGCGGTTTCTTGAAGAACGCACAAAACCAGACGGCGTTGTGCCGCGGCATCCGCTTTTTGTCGCCATTGATGAGTTGCTGGCCGAGCCATTAACCATCCGGGATTTGGTGATCACCCGTGCGCTGACGGAAATACGCGAGGCGGTTGCCCGTGAAAAACACCGCCGTGGCGAACTTGGATTTGACGACATGCTTAGCCGGTTGGATACCGCACTGCGTAGCGAAAGCGGGGATGCGTTGGCGGCAGCGATCCGTAGCCGTTTCCCGGTGGCGATGATCGATGAATTCCAGGATACCGATCCGCAACAATACCGAATTTTCCGTCGCATCTGGCAGCAGCAGCCTGAAACTGCGCTGCTGCTGATTGGCGATCCGAAGCAGGCCATCTACGCCTTTCGCGGCGCGGATATTTTTACCTACATGAAGGCCCGTAGCGAGGTCACTGCGCACTATACCCTCGACACGAACTGGCGTTCTGCGCCGGGCATGGTCAACAGCGTCAACACGCTGTTCAGCCAGATGGACGATGCCTTCATGTTTCGTGAGATCCCTTTCCAGCCGGTTAAATTTGCAGGCAAAAATCAGTCATTGCGCTTTGAATACCAGGGGCAAAGACAGCCTGCGATGACAATGTGGCTAATGGAAGGGGAAAGCTGCGGCGTCGGCGAGTATCAGAGCTATATGGCACAGGTGTGTGCCGCTCAGATCCGCGACTGGCTGAAAGCCGGGCAGACCGGGGAAGCCTTACTCTACAGTGGTGAAAAATCACGTCCGGTAAGCGCGTCGGACATCAGCGTGCTGGTGCGCAGCCGCCAGGAAGCGGCGCTGGTGCGTGATGCGCTTACCCTGTTAGCCATTCCTTCGGTTTATCTTTCCAACCGGGATAGCGTATTTGAAACGCTCGAAGCTCAGGAGATGCTCTGGATTTTACAGGCGGTGATGAACCCTGAGCGGGAAAATACGTTACGAAGTGCGCTGGCAACCTCGATGATGGGGCTGAATGCGCTCGACATTGAAACGCTGAATGGCAACGAAAATGCCTGGGATGAGGTGGTCGAAGAGTTTACGGGCTACCGGCAAATCTGGCAAAAGCGCGGCGTAATGCCCATGCTGCGTGCATTGCTGTCGGCGCGTCATATCGCTGAAAACCTGCTGGCAACAGCGGGTGGCGAACGCCGTCTGACGGACATCCTGCACATTAGCGAACTGTTGCAGGAGGCGGCAGCGCAACTCGAAAGCGAACATGCGCTGGTGCGCTGGCTATCACAGCATATTCTTGAACCCGACAGTAATGCTTCGAGCCAGCAAATGCGTCTGGAAAGCGACAAGCATCTGGTGCAGATCGTCACGATCCATAAGTCAAAAGGGCTGGAATACCCGCTGGTCTGGCTCCCGTTTATTACCAACTTTCGCGTTCAGGATCAGGCGTTTTATCACGATCGCAGCTCCTTTGAAGCGGTGCTGGATCTCAGCCACGCCGATGAAAGCGTGGCGCTGGCGGAAGCAGAGCGCCTTGCGGAAGATCTGCGTTTGCTTTACGTCGCCCTGACCCGCTCGGTCTGGCACTGTAGCCTGGGCGTTGCGCCTCTGGTGCGACGTCGGAGCGACAAAAAAGGCGATACCGATGTCCATCAGAGTGCGCTTGGCCGCCTGCTGCAAAAAGGCGAGCCGAGGGATGCTGCCGGGTTACGTGCTGCCATCGACGCCCTCTGCAACGAGGACATTGTTTGCCGCACCCCGGACACAGTCGATACTGAGGCGCTGCCTGCTTCGGTTGATATCGTGGCGTCGCTGTGGGCGCGTAGCATTCAGCGCGTGCCGGGTGATAACTGGCGCGTCACCAGTTATTCCGGGCTACAGCAGCGCGGCCATAGTATTGCGCAGGACCTGATGCCCCGTCTGGATATCGATGCCGCAGGCGTGGGTGAGGTTCTGGCAGAACCCGAGCTCACGCCGCATCAATTTCCTCGCGGCGCATCACCGGGGACGTTCTTACATAGCCTGTTTGAGGATCTCGATTTTACCCAACCGGTGGATGCCGCCTGGGTGCAAGAGAAACTGGAGTTGGGTGGATATGAGGCATATTGGGAGCCGGTGCTAACCCGTTGGATTGAGGCTATTCTACATGCGCCGCTCAATGAAAGTGGGATCGCGCTGAGCCATCTTTCTGCGCGCGATAAGCAGGTAGAGATGGAGTTTTATTTGCCCATCTCAGAGCCGCTCATTGCCGGGAAACTTGATGCACTGATTCGCCAGTATGATCCGCTCTCGGCAGGTTGCCCGCCGCTGGAGTTTATGCAGGTTCGCGGCATGCTGAAAGGCTTTATCGATCTGGTGTTTCGACACGACGGTCGCTATTACCTGCTGGATTACAAATCGAACTGGCTGGGAGAAAACAGTGCGGCCTACACGCCGCAGGCGATGGCGCAGGCGATGCAGTCACATCGCTACGATTTACAGTATCAGCTTTACACTCTGGCGTTACATCGTTACCTTCGCCATCGCATCGCGGATTATGATTATGCGCGCCATTTTGGCGGCGTGATTTATCTGTTCCTGCGCGGGGTGGATAGCGAATATCCGCAGCAGGGAATTTTTACAACCCGCCCTGATGGCGAACTGATTGCCCGGATGGACGAGATGTTTGCTGGCGTTGCGCTGGAGGAGACACCATGA
- the amiC gene encoding N-acetylmuramoyl-L-alanine amidase AmiC (Like AmiA, dependent on TAT (Twin-Arginine Translocation) system for export.), translating into MSGSNPPISRRRLLQGAGAMWLLSVSQVGLAAASQVVAVRVWPASSYTRVTVESNQQLKYKQFALSNPERVVVDIEGVNLNSVLKGMAAQIRADDPFIKSARVGQFDPQTVRMVFELKQNVKPQLFALAPVAGFKERLVMDLYPANAQDVQDPLLALLEDYNRGDLDKQVPPAQSGPQPGKAGRDRPIVIMLDPGHGGEDSGAVGKYKTREKDVVLQIARRLRALIEKEGNMKVYMTRNEDIFIPLKVRVAKAQKQRADLFVSIHADAFTSRQPSGSSVFALSTKGATSTAAKYLAQTQNASDLIGGVSKSGDRYVDHTMFDMVQSLTIADSLKFGKAVLNKLGRINNLHKNQVEQAGFAVLKAPDIPSILVETAFISNIEEERKLKTATFQQEVAESILAGIKAYFADGATLARRG; encoded by the coding sequence ATGTCGGGATCCAATCCACCAATCAGCCGCCGCCGTCTACTGCAAGGGGCGGGCGCCATGTGGCTATTGAGCGTCAGTCAGGTCGGTCTGGCTGCTGCCAGTCAGGTCGTCGCGGTTCGCGTATGGCCAGCATCCAGCTACACCCGTGTGACGGTGGAATCGAATCAACAGTTGAAGTACAAACAGTTTGCCCTGAGTAATCCAGAACGCGTGGTTGTCGATATTGAAGGCGTGAATCTCAATTCGGTTCTGAAAGGCATGGCGGCGCAAATTCGCGCTGACGATCCATTCATTAAGTCGGCGCGGGTGGGGCAGTTTGATCCGCAAACCGTGCGCATGGTGTTTGAACTTAAGCAAAACGTGAAGCCGCAGCTGTTTGCATTGGCGCCGGTGGCGGGCTTTAAAGAGCGCCTGGTGATGGATCTCTATCCCGCCAATGCTCAGGACGTTCAGGATCCGCTGTTAGCGCTGCTCGAGGACTACAACCGAGGCGATCTCGACAAACAGGTACCGCCAGCGCAAAGCGGCCCTCAGCCGGGGAAAGCCGGGCGGGATCGTCCTATTGTCATCATGCTCGATCCGGGGCATGGTGGTGAAGACTCCGGCGCGGTAGGGAAGTACAAAACGCGTGAGAAAGATGTCGTGTTGCAAATCGCTCGCCGACTGCGTGCGCTGATCGAGAAAGAAGGCAACATGAAGGTCTACATGACGCGTAACGAAGATATCTTCATTCCGCTGAAAGTGCGTGTGGCAAAAGCGCAGAAGCAGCGCGCCGACCTTTTTGTTTCGATTCACGCTGACGCCTTTACCAGTCGGCAACCCAGCGGTTCATCTGTTTTTGCGCTGTCAACCAAAGGGGCCACCAGTACGGCGGCAAAATATCTGGCCCAGACTCAGAACGCCTCAGATTTGATTGGCGGCGTGAGTAAAAGCGGCGATCGCTACGTCGACCATACGATGTTTGATATGGTGCAATCTTTGACCATCGCCGACAGCCTGAAGTTTGGTAAAGCGGTGCTGAACAAGCTCGGCAGAATTAATAATCTGCATAAAAATCAGGTTGAACAGGCCGGGTTTGCGGTACTGAAAGCGCCGGATATTCCCTCGATCCTCGTCGAAACTGCGTTTATCAGTAATATTGAAGAGGAGCGTAAGCTCAAAACGGCAACCTTCCAGCAGGAAGTTGCGGAGTCGATACTGGCGGGGATCAAAGCCTACTTCGCAGATGGCGCGACACTGGCGAGAAGGGGATAA
- a CDS encoding Hcp family type VI secretion system effector — MANLIYLTLNGQLQGMISAGCSTPESIGNKAQIAHKDQILIYELSHGLTRNQNVNHQTLVIKKPVDKSSPLLNKSITENEILTCEFNFYRTNRAGMNELYYNIKLTDATIKDLRLLSPDNLNNPGGQPTETVSLAYNSVSWEHCMAGTSTYSLWNTRVF; from the coding sequence ATGGCAAACCTTATTTATCTGACTCTTAACGGTCAGCTCCAGGGCATGATTTCCGCCGGATGTTCAACACCAGAATCCATCGGCAATAAAGCCCAAATCGCGCATAAGGATCAGATACTCATTTATGAATTATCACATGGCTTAACCCGAAATCAGAATGTCAACCATCAGACTCTGGTCATAAAAAAACCGGTGGACAAATCCTCTCCCCTGCTCAATAAATCTATTACTGAAAATGAAATATTGACCTGTGAATTTAATTTTTATCGTACAAACCGTGCAGGGATGAATGAGCTTTATTACAACATCAAGTTAACTGATGCCACAATAAAAGACCTCCGACTATTAAGCCCAGACAATCTGAACAACCCCGGAGGGCAGCCTACTGAAACCGTTAGTCTCGCTTATAATTCTGTATCATGGGAACACTGTATGGCAGGGACAAGTACCTATAGCTTATGGAATACACGTGTATTCTGA
- the recD gene encoding exodeoxyribonuclease V subunit alpha yields the protein MTLQKQLLAAVEQKQLRPLDAQFALAVAGKDEPAVALAAALLSRDAGEGHVCMPLSRLAISADVPPFFAACLNEIGEPASWEACLLASDAVSRGERPSPMILHDDRLYLNRMWCNERTVACFFSEVNQAIEVDEALLTRTLEQLFPTSDEINWQKVAAAVALTRRVSVISGGPGTGKTTTVARLLAALIQLSDGARCRIRLAAPTGKAAARLTESLGKALRQLPLTDEQKKRIPDDASTLHRLLGAQPGSQRLRHHAGNPLHLDVLVVDEASMIDLPMMSRLIDALPPHGRVIFLGDRDQLASVEAGAVLGDICAWVSAGYTPERAQQLSRLTGMPVPAGTGNDAATLRDSLCLLQKSYRFGSDSGIGQLAAAINRGDKTAINAVFQHNFSDIEKRTLQREEDYTAMLNEALAGYANYLKLLKERAEPSAIIQAFNEFQLLCALREGPFGVGGLNERIELAMQQKRLIHRHPHSRWYEGRPVMIARNDSALGLFNGDIGIALEREQGLRVWFAMPDGTIKSVQPSRLPEHETTWAMTVHKSQGSEFDHAALVLPTQRAPVVTRELVYTAVTRARTRLSLYADERILNDAIATRTERRSGLSALFDSTR from the coding sequence ATGACGTTACAGAAGCAATTGCTTGCGGCCGTAGAGCAGAAGCAACTGCGCCCTCTGGACGCACAGTTTGCCCTGGCGGTGGCGGGTAAAGATGAGCCTGCCGTTGCGCTGGCGGCGGCGTTACTCAGCCGGGATGCGGGGGAAGGACACGTCTGTATGCCGCTATCACGGCTGGCAATAAGCGCGGATGTTCCGCCTTTTTTTGCCGCCTGCCTGAACGAAATCGGCGAGCCCGCAAGCTGGGAGGCGTGTCTGCTGGCGTCTGACGCAGTGAGTCGTGGAGAACGCCCTTCGCCAATGATCCTGCATGACGATCGACTCTACCTGAATCGAATGTGGTGTAACGAACGTACCGTTGCCTGCTTTTTTAGCGAGGTTAATCAAGCTATTGAGGTTGATGAAGCTTTACTGACTCGCACGCTGGAGCAACTGTTTCCGACGTCGGATGAAATTAACTGGCAAAAAGTGGCGGCGGCGGTGGCGCTCACCCGCCGCGTATCGGTGATCTCCGGTGGTCCTGGGACGGGCAAGACGACAACCGTTGCCAGGTTGCTGGCTGCGCTGATTCAATTATCGGACGGTGCGCGTTGTCGTATCAGGTTGGCTGCGCCCACGGGTAAAGCGGCGGCGCGTTTGACCGAGTCTTTGGGCAAAGCGTTACGTCAGTTGCCGCTGACGGATGAGCAAAAGAAACGTATTCCGGATGATGCCAGTACCCTGCATCGTCTACTGGGTGCCCAGCCGGGTAGCCAACGCTTACGCCATCACGCGGGTAACCCACTGCATCTTGATGTGTTGGTGGTGGATGAAGCGTCGATGATCGACCTACCGATGATGTCGCGACTGATCGACGCGCTACCGCCGCATGGGCGGGTGATCTTTCTTGGCGATCGCGATCAGCTTGCTTCCGTAGAGGCGGGGGCGGTGCTGGGTGATATTTGCGCCTGGGTAAGCGCCGGCTATACCCCTGAACGGGCGCAGCAGTTAAGCCGTCTGACGGGAATGCCGGTTCCGGCCGGAACCGGAAACGATGCTGCCACACTGCGGGACAGCCTGTGTTTGCTGCAAAAAAGCTACCGTTTTGGCAGTGACTCCGGTATCGGACAATTGGCGGCAGCCATTAATCGTGGCGATAAAACGGCGATCAACGCCGTTTTTCAGCACAATTTTAGTGATATCGAAAAACGGACGTTACAGCGTGAAGAAGACTACACCGCGATGCTCAATGAGGCGCTGGCAGGATACGCTAACTATCTGAAGTTGCTTAAGGAGCGAGCGGAGCCATCGGCGATTATCCAGGCTTTCAATGAGTTTCAGCTACTTTGTGCACTGCGCGAAGGGCCATTTGGCGTCGGCGGGCTGAATGAACGCATTGAGCTGGCAATGCAGCAGAAACGGCTGATCCATCGCCACCCGCATTCCCGCTGGTATGAGGGGAGGCCAGTTATGATCGCCCGTAACGACAGTGCACTTGGGCTGTTTAATGGCGATATTGGCATTGCGCTTGAACGCGAGCAGGGTTTACGGGTCTGGTTTGCGATGCCTGATGGCACAATTAAGTCAGTTCAGCCCAGTCGTTTACCCGAACATGAAACGACCTGGGCGATGACGGTGCATAAATCTCAGGGCTCTGAGTTTGATCATGCTGCGTTGGTTTTACCGACGCAGCGTGCTCCCGTCGTAACGCGAGAGTTGGTTTATACCGCCGTCACTCGCGCGCGTACTCGTCTTTCGCTGTATGCGGACGAGCGCATTTTGAATGATGCCATTGCCACTCGCACCGAACGCCGCAGCGGGCTGTCAGCACTGTTCGACAGCACGCGATAG